cctttattctgctgctgatttaatcaatgtcattctgttgccattgatgcctgctctgctcttggttttgctgcttctctccctgccttaggctttccttatcagcacaggaaaaaaaggagcaTGAGCTGTTCCTGTTTGATGCTTTCCACGTAGGTTAGTGGAAGAGCaggggggatcccagaacagccacacagCCAAACATAAATTACAGAAATAGGTGCTAATTAAATAACTGCTAATTCAAAGCCGTGAATCCTGTGTTTCCTGACAAAGTGGTTCTAACTGAACTGATAATTTTATTGACAATTTATAACTTCAATCAAAAAGTATtttgaaaacaattcaaaagcatccgaacattttttttcaataaataaatgagtaaattatGTTAGTTGTCAACTATTAtctttaatcttgattaatctcagaattcctgtgattaatcttgattaatcacCCCAGTTTAAAATTgcactattttgaatttaaaactgtttttgtttcctttttcatttttttaatatcttaaaTAAGCTTAACAGACTTCCTATCTGGATACggatctgtttttattttgaaagaaaataagggacTGTGGGTAAATTGAAGATTATGACACAAATACTCATCCACAGAAAAGAAACTTCTTATGAATTCAAAAGGAAttggaaataataaaaatgttaatgtatcATACCACAAGGGGCAGAtaacttttttccactgagctatctgtgagtttttaaagtgtaatgagcctttaaggagcagtggtggacttattttatgtCACTCTAGCTGAAGGGAGtgacttaaccaaagtgtgctgagagggacaataaagcatgtgattaatcgcGACTTAAAACACACTTATTAAGgatcataaatcataaataattttgagtaatacattaaaggtgcagtgttaatagggctgaatgatttgcaaaaaaaatctgattgtaaccccccccccatattgcaattgtgatttaaaatgcCAATTATTATTAGATTCCTTaacttgtgcatttttcaacaaattcaagcaataaattattatatattataacctacattcagtaAGGAACTtgctcatcatacatttaactattttatcaCAAAATGTATATACAGTTTTAcatggtggagaaggctctgctctaaaaatgCTCTCTGGGttggtcaagcagcatgcttggaccttccagggagcacatggctagaaaccaccttatggatagatacataaatgaaaatgtgtgttgaaaacaatgaaattatttcagaagcaatttatccatagtagcattaacctgaatatgaaggtgcaacaagctttaagctataagggaggcggctggggtgggggaggcgAATCTAGCTATAAGCTGACCACAGCTGGGGGTTTGACTTCCGTGAACTAATGCTGTGCTTCATCAGtattagatagaatgaactaattttttttgcttaaactgcaaatttgataccaatttgctttattgaagggggttaaaatctctgctgccACAAAAATTGATGTATTAAATtgctgttttgacacatttcaagttacagaaatattgcaacttctgcgatttgtaaatctcagcaggccatattgttgCTAGATCTAATATGTGATTAACTCCCCAGCCCTAGTGTTTAATATTCAGCCTGAAAGCATTTAGTGGagcaaacttggtaaaaatgaaacataaaatcagtgtttaatcacctgaatatataaaacttttatttttattaacttaCAATGAACCTTTTATTTAAACTCAGGGAGGGTCCACTCCACAGACTCCaccatcttttatttttgcatcaaGCATGTTTCTCTGGTACCACAGAAGGGACCAAataaaagatatatttttttttaaactccacTGTTCGCAATAGTTAACACCTGACGTAAGCATTGCAGTCTAGAATCTGACTGTCAGATGATGCTAAAatattcccaattttacacactgcatcTTTAATGCTGATGgtcctaaaataaataaataaataaagctacaCATGTAGCTGCACATGTAACACTTTCTCCGTGTAATTTTATATTCAACTGATCTAAAGcggaaaagcagaaaaacacataTATGTCTCTATAAAGTTCTTTTTAAAGTCTGAGCTCTTACTTACAACCTTTGGCCCTTCTtctgtatttgtgtatttagaGTAGATTGGGTGAGTGGGCACACATTGAGAAAAATTATGCAGCATCAAATGCTCAATGATTAAGATTTTGTTGAACGTTTCTGGCAGAGCCACCACGTCACAGTTTACCCCCTCATCTCTGTAAGTCTCTGCACACCACTGAACATTATCCACATGGCTCcacacacatgaaaacacactgtTTATTAGCTGTTGGGACAGAGccactctttttctttttttttttcttttttctttttcttgccattttcatCAGTGCCCGGGGCAGTGATGATTTAGAGGAGCTAATAAAAGCGGCAGCATTCATGCATTACAGAGCTCATTAAACTGAATGACACTGGACATGTTTGCTGGATTTCCCTAGAAATCAGTCACGCTCGCCTGCCATTTCCTGCTGTGCAATCATACCATtgataaaacaaacagtaaaactTACACAAAATAACTTTTAGGGTTTTTACTGTAGTTTAATCAAGGAGTATTGTCCACTAAATCCCTGTTCACTGAAGGAAAAGTAACATTTAGAGTTGCTGCTTATTGCGGCTTCATTAACCCGTCTGTGCATTAATTTACCCTCtctatgaagaatgtgtttgttATGCTCTCTTAAACACGTGGCTTTTCTACTGTATCTTATTATAATTGGCAAATGTTAGCTAAGGATTTACTTTTCCTTCATGTCTCTCTATGGTTTGGTTTATGTTGTATAATAGGTGATGTGTCAGAGAGACAGCATGTTTATCAGAATTTCAACAAATAATAAATGATGACACAGTTTGAAGTTTGCTCTTATTTGGTCAAGCAAATGATCTctaattcaaagaaaaaaagctcagaaaaaaagtgacaatCTATATGCCTCTGTTTATGTATGTATAGACCTGCATGTTTCCTCTAAATTTTCTAttgctattttaattttaaatactgCAACTCATTTCCTATTTTTGTAAGTTTACTTTAGTTTATCCTATTTGTTGtgtctttaaattttaatatcCATTTAAATTGAGCCTACCTGCTCaagatttttcacatttatatcCACATGAGTGACTacaaacatctttattttgtttaaatgacaTTAGTATTTAGATTAATTAAATGAAAGTATTCTCTTAATGTAACTTGGATTATGGCTGAATTATAAAGATCAAACTGTAACAAAAACATATTATAATAAATATTATAGTCTTAATCTGAACACAAGCTCGTCTTAATTTTACATCTACCTGTAATTTCGTCATCATGTCAGTGAGTTGAACCTACCTGAGGAGCTGCCCAGAGCCTGAGACACCTTCCCTTCCATTGCCTGTTACCTGCGCCTTCAGCACAAACGCCCCATCAAGTTTCCTGagtaaaaactacaaaagcTGCACACACTACCTCATGGACCTGCCATTCCCACAGTGCACCTCGCTTTGAGCTGTGAAGTATACCCGGGCGGTGCACAGACGACGGATGGGTGGAGTTTCAGAGTGTTGTCTCGTGAAGAGGGGTACAACATCTCAGGGTATCGATTGTGTTTTATTGATTGGACGGAGCTCCCGCTGTCTGGAGTATCACTCACTCCACATGGCGGTTTATGATTATCTTATTGGACGGACAGCAGATTATTACAAGAGGAAATAGCCTGTCAACTCTCTTAGCTAAGACTTGGCTCTGATAGTTTACTCTGTCATAATCTCTTAGCATGAGGGTAAATTACACTAGCCTGTGGATTCGCTTAATCCATGTCTGCTTGTATTGTCGCCTATATAATCTTTACGTGGGGCAGCAACGTCATAAATCATCTTACACGTCCTGCTTTACACCGAGTGTCGAGTGTTAAAAGTTTCCGTTTTCCCATGAAAACCGTCTATTGGGGATTATATTGATAGTATATATTTTGTTATGCACGCTCCTACTTTGTAGCTAATTGCTGCAACAATTTAATTCTTGATGAATAAACTCGTATTTTATGTGGGATTGATGTCGATTGTAAAACCTCGTAATCCTCCCTTTACATTAAATTCAACCTAATGCATTTTTCTATTGTAAAGAGTTTTCAATGAAATTATATTAGTACGTTAAAATCGTAGATACCTCATATGAAAGTCGTTCATTTTGCTCCTTGGCCACGCGGTGGCGGTGTTGGACCAGTAATGAAGAGGAGCACAGCTCGTCACATTGAGCTACATTCAGAAGCACAAACCCTTATTTTAAAGGCTATTAAAAGCAATATAATTAACCAAGGTGGGCTGATAATTATATCACAACAATTAAAttcctgaattaaaaaaacacaggatgaaaaaatcattttactcTACGTGAATTATGTAGGAAGAAGACTGCTAATACTATTACTAAACCGTTTTCAAAGCAATGTCACTGAACGCACGCTGGCAGAGTAGTCAGCCACGAGTGATGGGAATTTCGGCTATTTTTAGTGATACTGGTCATTTAGCtcagctcagcaagaagagccggctctctCAGCTCCCAAACTGCTTTTTATCAGGGTAGTAATTTGGTTTCATTTGGACTGCCAGATTTACTATCATCGTAACCTATGATTGATGTTTGTGCTTGTATCAGAATCAGATTTAATTGCCAACTATATTTTTTACATACAAGGAATATGACTTGGTATTTGGTGCCAAACAAGTCACAAAgagaaagaatttaaaaaatattaagaggctattaaaaatatatactatTAAAGGGTTAGACTTAAAGAGATTGTTGTAGGAAaaataaagtagcaaaacagtaatataaaatacaatataaacatTCATGTACAAAAGTCTAAAAGGGAGAAAATGTACAGATGTGCAGGTTTAATGGTGAATATCTTCTATGGTGTTTTTCTGAATGAGTATAACACACATAGTGTGCAGTTATatacagaagaagaaaaagtccAGTGAATGTCAATGTGACACAGAGTCTGTATAAACATGCATTATTCTGTCTGCTGGTTCTAGTTCAGTgagattgtgtgtgtgtgtgggggcagtgtactgtacattttagaccaatcatgcttaatttttttattaggccaaatgaaaatataatttaattatttttctaaatatattGTTTCCTCGTGTTTCCTGGGCTGTATAAAACACTTGATATGAAGCATTCATATTACACCATCAATGTAGGCTTATGGTAGATTAGTGTGAGGAAAACAGATCCTCCCCCGCTAAACTGAACGGTTCACAAACGGGAGGCGGATCTAATAGTTCACATAGAAGAGTCGACTCTCTGAACCGACTCCTTCACTAACGACACATCACTAACAGCTGCTTGATCCGTGACCAAAACAAACTCAGAGAGGAGATATTTGGACTAGGATAGGTTTCTGCTTTATCAAGTGCACGTTTCTAAATGCAAATGCGGTGTATCAAGAGGTTTGAGGGAGTATAACATACATTATAGTTGCTTGGAGAGTTTGCTGGTCTCGTTGTTGTGGTTTAAGCTAGCAGCTAGCCAGAATGCTACCGTCACTGTAGCTAGCAGAAGCCGTTAGCTAACGGAAACGTTATGTTAAACGAGCCGACAGCAGTAGTTTGGAGTAGGAGACACTGCTTCTGTTGCCTTAACTATCATCCTAGCAAATTAAACTGGCTTGAATCTCTAGCTAGATATAAAGTTGTCCAGTTTAGCTAAACAGGCTCTGAAGAGTCACTTTATCCTTTGCTTTCACTGCCTGAAATAACTTTGAGTATGGGGATGTGCTTACCGTGCTTTGGTGGGGCAGCGGACGATGTTGTTGTCACTCCGGATCCTGTAAGTTGTAAACTAAACTTACTCCTATATTATATTTTccattttagccttttattaAATACTAATTTATGTTAATTATTTAATACTACCTGAGTGTGGCTCATGACAGAATTTACGAATAGGCCCTTACAAGGGTGTGTTTATGATTCATAGGCGTTGACTGTGTTGAGCCCAAAGTAAACTCAGGCATGTTCAGTATGCCTCAGGCCCCACAACGTTTACCTTTACTCAATACATTTTTCCTCTGTTGTTGCTAGTTTAaggtttacttttttttttttttttttttttgtattgttttttttaggaGACAAGGAGGCGACAACTAGCTGAGGCCGCtgagaagagacaaaaagaggTAAGAAACCTTTTACCGTGCTGTTGTGTCCCCAGATACTGTTTAGAGTGCTGATCAAAACATCCCTCGATTATTTataatataaagttaaacttaAGTAATTATTAAGATGCTCAAATAAACCCCACCATTGTGAAGGTAGGGGTTCTGATGTTATTGTAATGTAGTAGCACTGTATTGTGCTATTTCAGATTGGCATGttatcagaattttaaacttcagtACAGGCTAATTCCAGTTAACTAAACAAAATCGACATCTGATTGAAACTACAgcaataaaataagaatttttGGACACCCATAACTGGATGTGATGCACAATGTCATCAGTATGATATCGCTGTCCGCAGATGTGAAAATCCTTGCCAagatttacaaccaatatttttgCTATAAATATCTGCTTATATCAGGTGTACTGGCTGTACAAATAAATACGTTTTTGGAGTTTCAGGCTGAACCAACTAAGCTACTTCAGCTGAagtgtttttcttcattcatcttCATTCCataactttaaagtgtgttttaagaccTAAAATTTGTTAATTTGCTCATCTTCAAACTGTAAATTGTGtgttaaggactgaagtttttaggtctgaactacattatTAAAATATCATGACGATATCGGTATTGGATAAAAGATTTTGGAAATATTGGCAACTCAgttattggcaaaaatccagtatgtTGTATTTGGTACATTTCAATACTATCGGCCATTAAAATAATGTTGACTGTATAATTTAAGAATGTGGTATTGAAAAGTAACAAAGCATTGAACACTTAGACAACATaggctatgttcacactgctGGCCTTAAcactcaattctgatcttttgcCCTGatctgatttgtttgtttggctGTTTACACTGCGGTCGAATTCCAAAAAATAAGATATATATCTGATTTAATACCATATATGGAGTTGGCCTGCATCTGATCAGAAAATTCAGATTCAGTCTGACTtgggctgttcacactgtcagaaaagaATCTGATATGAGTCacatttgagcaaaaaaaagaaaagaaagtaaatCAGGTTCAGGTCacttaactgcagtgtgaacatggCCTTAGTGTTATTATCATGTTGCATAGAGATGATTGACATGCATTAGTTTTCCCTAGAAATCTGTCCTATTGTCTTCTAATAAACACATACACCTTAACAAGGTAGATGCACTTGACAGTGTGGTGAGTAATTTTTTATTGTACAGAAATTCCACTTGAAAACCCGTAAGAAGCATGCTAAAGTAGTTTCAAGGTAAGTACACGTGGGCCGGAAGGACACTTCTCCTCTTTTGGATTTGCTGATGTCCCCTACACCACATCTTTCTATCCCACATCACTGTTTACATCCTTAAGTCCCCCAACACCCTGACAATTCACACCCTACTACTCCAGATGAGAGCTTTAAGTCCTAACCCCCAGTTTTAGCTGCTTCATGCTTTATCTGAACTGCCAAGTGTGGGAGTTGAATGCCCTTTCCCAGTCATAATTGAATACACCTTTCtgcttttgaaaatgttctggtaAATAATTGATTGTATGCTTTTGGGTaacatgcatgtgtttttgatgaCTTGGaaaatttttaacctttaatatttttttttagataaagtGGGCACCTCTTAGTGCTTGATCATGTTCCTCTCTTTTCCAGACAACATACAGAGGTGTCAAAAATCCAGAAGCAGttgaaaggaaaaggaaaaaacaggaagaaattGAGAAACAGGCGATGACCACCTCTGTGTCTGGTGGTGGTGGTTTGAAGGTCAGTTTGAGATTCTGTTAAAAGCATACAAAGTAATTGTAGCgttattttcttgaaaatgattttaaaacatcagtCTCCTACTTGATACACCGAGCACCAAGCCTTGACATTAAAAAATCGAGATATTTTCAGTACTATTAGAAACGTTTTATTATTCATTACAGTAAACACGATGTGCTGCATATCTCCAACATGTTTTTCTAACTCTTGTGCAACTCTTTCAAAACTAAAGCCCTCTCAGTTTTGCTCGCTGTGATTAATCAGAACTCATCATAAGTGTCACGCTGTTGATGTTTTCTGTCATCACACGATCGATTTCTTGATGTCTGAAGCAATAGTGGTGGGTTGCAGCCATGATAGTACATCTATGTTGGCCGCACAGCTAACCTCACTGTGATGGCTTTTGCTTTGTAGAAAGAAAGAAGGTGATTTCTataaaagtttttgtttgttttgtttttaagtgaCAGCCTAGGTATGGTACCCCAGCCAACCAATGCTAATATCCCTGGACCCTGTTTATCACACAGCTCTCAGGTTCATAACCGGGATCCTTATAATACTTATCACTGTAATCTGTATAACAAAGTTGGTTGGACATCTCTGGCACAAAGGTGTGAAAAACACCTGTATGTTTTTATCTATAAATACCTGACTGGATGTACTGTACACTATCTTACATAACATCTGTGCTGAACCGGACCAACGGACATAACCAAGGCCACTCTACTTACTGTCCAATTTTACAAGTCTTAGTCTGTTTTGGGTAAATCTGTGTTCAGCTTTTTTTGCTCCTAAATGTTGAACAATTTACAACAAAGTTTTCTCTCAGAAAATTTAAGATGATGATCTTAAATCATTTCActactgtgtgttttttattgagTATCATaccattttcttgttttgatttgaatACTTTCATTGATAACCACTCAACTtcacaaattaaatttaaaatgtttaaagaaaatccatGGGagtttttgaaagtttttcccAGTAACTGTGATGCATCCTTaattaatctgttttaaaaagcaataaaagaggACTAGTGATGATGGCTGACATATAAGGTTTCCTTGACAAGCATTGTTAAGATGATGTTTAAAATTATGATCTTTTACCTTTTAACACACCAAGAGAtaacactgacatgtttataTTCTTATGACAGGCATCATTGTGACTATTAAGATTGATTATACACCCATATTCATCAGTATTATACTCTTTTTATCTCTCTTCTCCAGTGGCAGGTGGGCTGAAAATCTTGATGCCTCAGTGTGAAGTAATGACTCTGAACATGAAGTATTGCTGGAAGATGACCTGAGAGATTTTTGAACTGCTGTCCATGTTTATTTAAATACCTTGCCTATTTAATGATGTGATTGCAGTTGTCCTGTTTCATGCAGAACAATCTGAAGTGATTAGACTGTACAGCTAGACTTTCTGAATCTATGCCAAGTTACAAAACCAGTTTGAACCTTCGCACAAGTcagtaatgacaaaaaa
The sequence above is a segment of the Cheilinus undulatus linkage group 9, ASM1832078v1, whole genome shotgun sequence genome. Coding sequences within it:
- the LOC121515778 gene encoding small VCP/p97-interacting protein isoform X1, coding for MGMCLPCFGGAADDVVVTPDPETRRRQLAEAAEKRQKETTYRGVKNPEAVERKRKKQEEIEKQAMTTSVSGGGGLKWQVG
- the LOC121515778 gene encoding small VCP/p97-interacting protein isoform X2, which encodes MGMCLPCFGGAADDVVVTPDPETRRRQLAEAAEKRQKEKFHLKTRKKHAKVVSRQHTEVSKIQKQLKGKGKNRKKLRNRR